The following proteins are encoded in a genomic region of Arachis stenosperma cultivar V10309 chromosome 4, arast.V10309.gnm1.PFL2, whole genome shotgun sequence:
- the LOC130973236 gene encoding FK506-binding protein 2-like, which yields MKATLLLLLYFFLVSLLVYAKKSGDVTALQIGVKHKPASCDVQAHKGDRVKVHYRGKLTDGTDFDSSFERDNPIEFELGTGQVIKGWDQGLLGMCLGEKRKLKIPASLGYGEQGSPPTIPGGATLIFDTELVGVNGKTLGGAEESEL from the exons ATGAAAGCAacactgcttcttcttctatacTTCTTTCTCGTTTCTTTGCTAG TTTATGCAAAGAAATCCGGCGACGTTACAGCTTTGCAGATCGGCGTGAAG CACAAGCCAGCGTCATGTGATGTCCAAGCACACAAAGGAGATAGAGTCAAAGTACATTATCGG GGGAAACTCACTGATGGAACAGATTTTGATTCTAGCTTTGAAAGGGATAATCCAATTGAATTTGAGCTTGGTACTGGTCAAGTGATCAAAG GTTGGGATCAAGGATTATTGGGAATGTGCCTGGGTGAGAAGCGGAAATTAAAAATACCTGCTAGTCTTGGTTATGGAGAGCAAGGTTCTCCGCCAACCATCCCAG GTGGAGCAACTCTTATATTTGACACTGAGCTTGTGGGGGTGAATGGAAAAACTTTGGGCGGAGCAGAGGAGTCCGAGCTCTAG